A genomic stretch from Methylophilus medardicus includes:
- the lon gene encoding endopeptidase La — protein MTEHTLLDSEIPEETSLIPLLPLRDVVVYPHLVIPLFVGRTKSVKALERASEGDKRILLVAQKSANKDDPVAEDLYEIGTLATVLQMLKLPDGTVKVLVEGLHRVRVSDFIETDECFMALGEEVEQTDQDDKEAEALMRTVMTQFDQYVKLNKKIPPEILTSLATINEPGRLADTISAHLTLKLEEKQKVLEMLSVIERLEHLLFLMESEIDILQVEKRIRGRVKRQMEKSQREYYLNEQVKAIQKELGEQDENAEMEELEQRIKNAAMPKEALAKVSAELKKLKLMSPMSAEASVVRNYIDTLLNLPWKKKTKISKDLQAAEAILDADHYGLDKVKERIVEYLAVQQRVGKLKAPILCLVGPPGVGKTSLGQSIAKAVNRKFVRMALGGVRDEAEIRGHRRTYIGSMPGKVLQSMTKVGVKNPLFLLDEVDKMGQDMRGDPSSALLEVLDPEQNHTFADHYVEVDYDLSDVMFVATANSMNIPEPLLDRMEIIRLSGYTEDEKINIAQRYLLPKQLKAHALKTTDISVAESVLRDIVRYYTREAGVRRLEQEVAKICRKAVKEQLLAKGKTNTVKKINITSKNIEQYLGVKRYDFGVAAKENQVGQVTGLAWTSVGGELLTIEAVTLPGKGKTITTGKLGDVMQESVTAAMSVVRSRSEGLGIPTDFYEKKDIHIHLPEGATPKDGPSAGIGLTTAIVSVLTGIPARADVAMTGEITLRGEVLPIGGLKEKLLAAHRGGIKTVLIPSANEKDLVDIPANIKKDLDIHCVKWIDQVLDLALESAPQPLVVAAPVVEIVAAGDANAEQAVTH, from the coding sequence ATGACAGAACACACTTTGCTTGACTCCGAGATCCCGGAAGAAACCTCCCTAATCCCGTTATTGCCATTACGTGATGTTGTGGTGTATCCACATTTAGTCATTCCGCTGTTTGTCGGGCGTACCAAGTCGGTCAAAGCATTAGAGCGCGCGTCAGAGGGCGATAAGCGGATTTTACTCGTAGCCCAAAAGTCAGCGAATAAGGACGATCCTGTTGCAGAGGACCTTTATGAGATTGGTACTTTAGCGACCGTATTGCAGATGCTAAAACTGCCTGACGGTACGGTAAAAGTCTTGGTTGAAGGCTTACATCGCGTGCGCGTCTCTGACTTTATCGAGACAGATGAGTGTTTTATGGCACTCGGTGAAGAGGTCGAACAAACAGATCAGGATGACAAAGAGGCCGAGGCCTTGATGCGTACAGTGATGACGCAGTTCGATCAATACGTCAAACTCAACAAGAAAATTCCGCCCGAAATTTTGACCTCATTGGCGACGATTAACGAGCCAGGTCGATTGGCAGATACCATTTCTGCGCATCTGACACTTAAGCTTGAAGAAAAGCAAAAAGTACTCGAAATGCTAAGCGTGATTGAGCGCTTGGAGCATTTGCTGTTTTTGATGGAGTCTGAAATCGACATCCTGCAAGTCGAGAAGCGTATCCGTGGACGCGTAAAGCGCCAAATGGAGAAAAGTCAGCGCGAGTATTATCTGAACGAGCAGGTGAAAGCGATTCAGAAAGAATTAGGCGAACAGGATGAAAATGCCGAGATGGAAGAGCTTGAGCAGCGGATTAAAAACGCTGCCATGCCGAAAGAGGCGTTAGCCAAAGTCAGTGCTGAGCTTAAAAAACTCAAATTAATGTCACCCATGTCTGCAGAAGCGTCTGTCGTGCGTAACTACATTGATACGTTGCTCAACCTACCTTGGAAAAAGAAAACCAAAATCAGCAAAGACTTGCAAGCCGCTGAAGCCATATTGGATGCCGATCACTACGGCCTCGATAAGGTGAAAGAGCGCATCGTTGAGTATCTGGCTGTACAGCAACGTGTCGGCAAGCTCAAAGCACCTATCTTATGCCTAGTTGGCCCACCTGGGGTGGGGAAAACCTCTTTGGGGCAAAGTATCGCGAAAGCAGTGAACCGCAAATTTGTGCGTATGGCGCTTGGTGGCGTGCGCGATGAAGCAGAAATCCGCGGACATCGTCGCACCTACATTGGCTCCATGCCTGGCAAGGTGCTACAAAGCATGACCAAGGTTGGGGTAAAAAACCCGCTGTTTTTGCTCGATGAAGTCGACAAAATGGGGCAAGATATGCGTGGCGATCCATCTTCCGCTTTACTGGAGGTGTTGGATCCCGAGCAAAACCACACGTTTGCAGATCACTATGTAGAAGTGGATTACGATTTGAGTGATGTGATGTTTGTGGCAACTGCAAACAGCATGAATATTCCAGAGCCATTGCTAGACCGTATGGAAATCATTCGCTTGTCTGGTTACACTGAAGATGAAAAGATCAACATTGCGCAGCGCTATTTGTTGCCTAAACAATTAAAAGCGCATGCACTCAAAACGACAGATATTTCAGTGGCTGAAAGTGTTTTACGCGACATTGTGCGTTACTACACGCGTGAAGCCGGTGTAAGACGTCTTGAGCAAGAAGTGGCTAAAATCTGCCGCAAAGCAGTAAAAGAGCAGTTGCTGGCCAAAGGCAAAACGAACACGGTGAAAAAAATCAATATCACCAGCAAAAATATTGAGCAGTACCTCGGTGTGAAGCGCTACGATTTTGGTGTTGCTGCTAAAGAGAATCAAGTAGGGCAGGTGACAGGTCTGGCTTGGACATCTGTGGGTGGTGAACTGTTGACGATTGAAGCAGTGACGCTACCAGGGAAGGGCAAGACCATCACGACGGGTAAGCTGGGTGATGTCATGCAAGAGTCGGTGACGGCGGCCATGAGCGTCGTTCGCAGTCGGTCTGAAGGCTTGGGCATACCTACGGACTTTTATGAGAAAAAAGATATTCATATCCACTTGCCTGAAGGCGCCACGCCAAAAGATGGTCCAAGCGCTGGGATTGGCTTAACTACTGCCATCGTATCGGTGTTGACAGGCATCCCAGCACGCGCAGATGTGGCAATGACAGGCGAGATCACACTACGTGGTGAAGTATTGCCGATTGGTGGCTTAAAAGAGAAACTGCTCGCTGCGCATCGGGGGGGTATCAAAACGGTGTTGATCCCCTCAGCTAACGAGAAAGATCTGGTCGATATTCCAGCCAACATCAAAAAAGATCTCGACATTCACTGCGTCAAATGGATAGATCAGGTGCTGGATTTAGCCTTAGAAAGTGCGCCTCAACCTCTGGTTGTAGCCGCGCCAGTGGTCGAGATTGTGGCTGCTGGAGACGCGAATGCCGAGCAAGCTGTCACGCATTAG
- a CDS encoding HU family DNA-binding protein has protein sequence MNKSELIDHIASAAGISKAAAARALDATTEAISGALKKGDLVTLIGFGTFYVGERSARSGRNPRTGATINIKAAKSPKFRAGKGLKDAVN, from the coding sequence GTGAATAAATCAGAATTGATAGATCATATAGCAAGTGCTGCTGGTATTTCTAAAGCCGCTGCGGCTCGTGCTCTGGATGCAACAACTGAAGCTATTTCCGGCGCATTAAAAAAAGGTGATCTGGTGACCTTGATTGGTTTTGGTACATTCTATGTAGGTGAGCGTTCTGCCCGTTCTGGCCGTAATCCTCGTACCGGCGCAACAATTAACATTAAAGCTGCTAAATCTCCTAAATTTAGGGCTGGTAAAGGTCTTAAAGATGCTGTAAACTAG
- a CDS encoding SurA N-terminal domain-containing protein, with protein sequence MLEALRKYTQGWMAKIILALIVVPFALFGIDSYLNQAGGQVAVAKVDGHKISLQEFSNSVENARNYMQSQGQKVDPAMLESPAFKQSVLDGIITRRLVESAIQDYRFKISDEQLSQHVLGMPEFQTNGKFSEETYNQLLTQNKLTPAKFEQSVRKDLAVQQVRDGLANLVFMPKKVAEQSLMSEFEQREVTVVDVKAADFINQVTVTPAQVQAYYNQHKTKFIAPAKVKLQFALLTAAGLMSQVNVTDEEVKQFYDENAAKLQGDEQRQASHILIGFSSSATPAEKAAAKDKAEGILKQVKANPKSFEKLAIENSQDTGSASKGGDLGSFGRGAMVKPFEDAAFSMKVGDISNLVESEFGYHIIKLTGITGESSDFASVKLKLKAELLFQKAQAKYAELADDFGNTVYEQSGSLDPVAKKFNVQVQTSPAMSKEEITKFFKSDRFASLVFSDEVLKEKRNTEAVEVSPNNLVAGRIVEYTPEAPRSFDEVKGPIETLLKAEAASKLAQQKGEALLADLKTGKAVNADWITPVTIDRRNAQGLSDGVMKHVFKVSSHTLPAYYGFNETNKGYTVIKVIAVTQKLKDQPDVAERAFKAYQAALGDEMSHAYVGSLKAKKDIQFNAKVLLSKTNE encoded by the coding sequence ATGTTGGAAGCATTAAGAAAATACACGCAAGGATGGATGGCAAAAATCATTCTGGCACTGATTGTGGTGCCGTTTGCATTGTTTGGGATTGACTCTTATTTGAACCAGGCAGGCGGGCAGGTGGCTGTGGCTAAAGTCGATGGCCACAAAATCTCATTACAAGAGTTTTCTAACTCGGTTGAGAATGCACGTAACTACATGCAGTCGCAGGGGCAAAAAGTTGATCCCGCGATGTTAGAAAGTCCTGCTTTCAAGCAGTCGGTGCTTGACGGGATAATCACTCGCCGTTTGGTAGAAAGTGCTATTCAGGACTATCGCTTTAAAATTAGTGATGAGCAATTGAGTCAACACGTGCTGGGTATGCCTGAGTTTCAGACCAACGGTAAATTTTCTGAAGAGACTTACAATCAGCTGTTAACCCAAAACAAACTGACCCCTGCCAAGTTTGAGCAAAGCGTACGCAAGGATCTGGCTGTGCAGCAAGTACGTGATGGGTTGGCTAATCTGGTATTCATGCCTAAAAAAGTGGCTGAGCAATCATTGATGTCAGAGTTTGAGCAACGAGAAGTGACTGTCGTTGATGTTAAGGCTGCGGATTTTATCAATCAGGTGACTGTGACACCAGCGCAGGTTCAAGCTTACTACAACCAGCACAAAACAAAATTTATTGCCCCGGCAAAAGTGAAGTTGCAATTTGCGCTACTAACCGCTGCAGGATTGATGTCGCAGGTAAATGTGACTGACGAGGAAGTAAAACAGTTTTATGACGAAAATGCCGCTAAGTTACAGGGCGATGAACAGCGTCAAGCCAGTCATATCTTGATTGGATTTAGTAGTTCTGCAACGCCCGCTGAAAAAGCGGCTGCCAAAGATAAAGCTGAGGGCATTCTTAAGCAAGTGAAAGCCAATCCAAAAAGCTTCGAGAAACTGGCCATTGAAAACTCACAGGATACCGGCTCAGCGAGCAAAGGTGGCGACTTAGGCAGTTTTGGTCGCGGTGCGATGGTGAAGCCATTTGAAGATGCAGCTTTCTCAATGAAAGTGGGTGATATCAGTAACTTGGTAGAGTCAGAGTTTGGTTATCACATCATCAAGTTGACTGGAATCACTGGTGAATCTTCAGACTTTGCCTCTGTGAAGTTGAAGTTAAAAGCTGAGTTGCTGTTCCAAAAAGCACAAGCCAAATATGCTGAATTGGCTGACGATTTTGGCAATACGGTGTATGAGCAATCTGGCAGTCTGGACCCCGTCGCTAAAAAGTTTAACGTGCAAGTGCAAACTTCCCCGGCCATGAGCAAAGAAGAAATCACTAAGTTCTTTAAGAGCGATCGTTTTGCAAGTTTAGTGTTCTCGGATGAAGTGTTAAAAGAGAAACGCAATACTGAAGCGGTAGAAGTCTCACCAAATAATTTGGTGGCTGGTCGTATTGTCGAATATACGCCGGAAGCGCCTCGCAGCTTTGACGAGGTGAAAGGGCCTATCGAGACCTTGTTGAAAGCAGAAGCAGCGAGCAAGCTAGCACAGCAAAAGGGCGAGGCCTTGTTAGCCGATCTTAAAACTGGCAAAGCGGTGAATGCTGACTGGATTACGCCAGTGACTATTGATCGCAGAAATGCCCAAGGCTTGAGTGACGGCGTAATGAAGCATGTATTTAAAGTGAGTTCACATACATTGCCAGCTTATTATGGCTTTAATGAGACGAACAAAGGCTATACCGTGATTAAAGTGATTGCGGTGACACAGAAGCTCAAGGATCAACCGGACGTCGCTGAGAGAGCGTTTAAAGCGTATCAGGCTGCCCTGGGGGATGAAATGTCGCATGCCTATGTCGGCTCCCTCAAGGCCAAGAAAGATATTCAATTCAACGCAAAAGTATTGTTATCTAAAACAAACGAATAA
- a CDS encoding DUF1294 domain-containing protein, with translation MSLPAWLFCFYLLLNLITIIVYYLDKRAARQKERRVSETTLHLLALLGGWPGAIVAQQLFRHKTQKRVFKVVFWLTVLLHCAAIAWLIAEHDLGRTLL, from the coding sequence ATGTCACTGCCAGCATGGTTATTTTGTTTTTATCTATTATTAAACTTAATCACCATCATTGTTTATTATCTAGATAAACGAGCGGCCCGCCAGAAAGAAAGGCGTGTCTCTGAAACAACGCTTCATCTCTTAGCGTTGCTCGGAGGGTGGCCGGGCGCTATCGTGGCCCAACAACTGTTTCGCCACAAAACACAAAAACGTGTTTTTAAAGTGGTTTTTTGGCTAACCGTTTTACTACACTGTGCAGCAATTGCATGGCTCATTGCAGAGCATGATTTAGGGCGTACTTTGCTTTGA
- a CDS encoding enoyl-ACP reductase FabI encodes MAFLAGKKILIAGLLSNRSIAYGIAAAMKRQGAELAFTYQVDKHENRVRDLAADFESNIVLPCDVAEDTQIDNLFVELAKVWDGLDGLVHSIAFVPKVALAGDYLDNISREYFHIAHDISSYSFSAMAKAAYPMMQGRNGSLLTLSYLGAERTMPNYNVMGVAKASLEANVRYLAQSLGPRGIRVNAVSAGPIKTLAASGIADFDKMIGFNEKHAALRRNVTIDEVGNVAAFLCSDLASGVTGEITYVDGGMNITAAGQID; translated from the coding sequence ATGGCATTTCTTGCTGGAAAAAAAATTCTGATTGCCGGTCTGCTAAGCAACCGATCAATTGCTTATGGCATTGCCGCCGCAATGAAGCGTCAAGGCGCTGAGCTGGCATTCACCTATCAAGTCGACAAACACGAAAACCGTGTGCGTGATTTAGCTGCCGACTTCGAATCGAATATCGTCTTGCCATGTGATGTGGCAGAAGACACACAAATCGACAACCTATTCGTTGAGCTAGCCAAAGTCTGGGATGGCTTGGACGGTTTGGTTCACTCCATCGCATTTGTGCCAAAAGTAGCCTTGGCTGGCGACTATCTCGACAATATCAGTCGTGAATATTTTCACATCGCGCATGACATCAGCTCGTATAGCTTTTCTGCGATGGCGAAAGCTGCGTATCCGATGATGCAAGGTCGCAACGGCAGCTTACTCACGTTGAGTTATCTGGGCGCTGAGCGCACCATGCCCAACTACAACGTGATGGGTGTTGCAAAAGCAAGCCTTGAAGCCAATGTCCGCTACCTGGCCCAGAGTTTGGGTCCACGCGGTATCCGCGTCAATGCGGTGTCTGCAGGTCCAATCAAAACATTGGCTGCTTCAGGCATTGCAGACTTCGACAAAATGATTGGTTTTAACGAGAAACATGCCGCGTTGCGCCGTAATGTCACCATTGATGAAGTCGGTAACGTTGCTGCCTTCCTTTGCAGTGATTTGGCTTCAGGTGTAACGGGTGAAATTACTTATGTAGACGGCGGAATGAACATTACTGCTGCAGGTCAGATCGATTAA